In Pseudoalteromonas sp. MM1, a single window of DNA contains:
- a CDS encoding DUF2909 domain-containing protein — MIIKIIIVLLLLFILFNLFRALFIMVTDKSGGRPMSHFLGRRVLFSVVVLVMVIAAVKLGFIKANHSPLTVTTHIQKQINTATPHQQNASTKPLLETQNVYLS; from the coding sequence GTGATTATTAAAATTATTATTGTGCTGCTGTTACTATTTATACTTTTCAACTTGTTTAGAGCGCTATTTATTATGGTGACCGACAAATCTGGCGGTCGGCCTATGTCGCATTTTTTAGGCCGTCGTGTGCTGTTTTCTGTGGTAGTTTTGGTGATGGTGATAGCCGCTGTAAAACTTGGTTTTATAAAGGCTAATCACTCACCATTAACCGTTACAACACATATACAAAAACAAATAAACACAGCCACACCACATCAACAAAATGCCAGTACCAAGCCGCTGCTTGAAACGCAAAATGTTTATCTTTCGTAA
- a CDS encoding cytochrome c oxidase subunit 3 has product MNQDYENYYVPEQSPWPIVGAVALFFIAVGAALTVMNLESEGGSGVYLLYAGIAVLLYMIFSWFKNVISESDQGLYSAQMDRSFRQGMSWFIFSEIMFFMAFFGALFYARILSVPWLGGAGNNAMTNEVLWPTFEAVWPLLTTPAGETTQAMGWQGLPLINTLILLASSVTLHFAHVAIENNKRKPLKVMLGATILLGVCFLALQVEEYIYAYNELNLTLDAGIYGNTFFLLTGFHGMHVTLGAIILFVVFVRILKGHFTKDKHFAFQAAAWYWHFVDVVWLCLFVFVYVL; this is encoded by the coding sequence ATGAATCAAGATTATGAAAACTACTACGTACCCGAGCAAAGCCCTTGGCCCATAGTGGGCGCGGTGGCGTTATTTTTTATTGCAGTGGGTGCGGCGTTAACAGTTATGAATTTAGAAAGTGAAGGGGGCAGCGGTGTGTACCTGCTATATGCAGGCATTGCAGTGCTGCTATATATGATTTTTAGTTGGTTTAAAAATGTAATTAGCGAGTCTGATCAGGGCTTGTATTCAGCGCAAATGGACCGCTCATTTCGACAAGGAATGAGCTGGTTTATATTCTCTGAAATTATGTTTTTTATGGCCTTTTTTGGCGCATTATTTTACGCCCGCATACTGTCGGTGCCTTGGCTAGGTGGGGCTGGGAATAATGCGATGACCAACGAAGTGCTTTGGCCTACCTTTGAGGCAGTATGGCCGTTACTAACCACGCCAGCAGGTGAAACCACGCAAGCTATGGGATGGCAGGGCTTACCCCTTATTAATACGCTTATTTTATTAGCGTCTTCGGTTACTTTGCACTTTGCTCACGTAGCTATTGAAAACAATAAACGTAAACCGCTAAAAGTGATGTTGGGAGCAACCATTTTATTGGGCGTGTGCTTTTTAGCATTGCAGGTAGAAGAATATATTTATGCCTATAACGAGCTAAATCTAACACTAGATGCAGGCATTTACGGCAATACATTTTTTTTACTGACAGGTTTTCATGGCATGCATGTGACCCTTGGCGCCATTATTTTGTTTGTTGTATTTGTGCGTATTTTAAAAGGCCATTTTACGAAAGATAAACATTTTGCGTTTCAAGCAGCGGCTTGGTACTGGCATTTTGTTGATGTGGTGTGGCTGTGTTTATTTGTTTTTGTATATGTGTTGTAA
- a CDS encoding cytochrome c oxidase assembly protein, with translation MTHAPLLKRLILICIGMFAFAFALVPLYDVFCDITGLNGKPSLEQAKQSTQITENREIGVSFTTHAQSGAPFIVKSKEYSVDVKPGAMREVMFSAKNTSDIDKVMQAVPSVSPGKAAKYLHKIACFCFDQQPLKAGEELEFKLLFYVDTALPSDVEELTLSYTVFDISEQLVASNN, from the coding sequence ATGACACATGCACCGCTATTAAAGCGCCTAATTCTTATTTGTATAGGTATGTTTGCTTTTGCATTTGCCTTAGTGCCCTTATATGACGTGTTTTGCGACATAACCGGGCTTAATGGCAAGCCGTCGCTTGAGCAAGCTAAGCAAAGTACACAAATCACTGAAAACCGAGAGATAGGTGTGAGCTTTACAACCCATGCGCAAAGTGGTGCGCCGTTTATTGTTAAGTCAAAAGAATACAGTGTTGATGTGAAACCGGGTGCTATGCGTGAGGTAATGTTTAGCGCAAAAAACACCAGTGATATCGATAAAGTAATGCAAGCGGTGCCTTCTGTGTCGCCTGGAAAGGCGGCTAAGTACTTACATAAAATAGCGTGCTTTTGTTTTGATCAACAACCGCTAAAAGCGGGTGAAGAACTTGAGTTTAAACTGCTGTTTTATGTAGATACTGCTCTGCCGAGCGACGTAGAAGAGCTAACTTTATCGTACACCGTATTTGATATTAGTGAGCAGCTGGTAGCAAGTAATAACTAG